One window of the Trifolium pratense cultivar HEN17-A07 linkage group LG2, ARS_RC_1.1, whole genome shotgun sequence genome contains the following:
- the LOC123910499 gene encoding shaggy-related protein kinase kappa, producing MASASLGNGAGVGSSSRSAAALRGSSSSVDWLGREMLQMRLRDKLNRVEDDDNDNDNDDGRESEPDIIDGVGAETGHVIRTSIGGGRNGQSKQNVSYIAEHVVGTGSFGTVFQAKCRETGEIVAIKKVLQDKRYKNRELQIMQMLDHPNIVALRHCFFSTTDKEELYLNLVLEYVPETVNRVARNYSRINQRMPLIYVKLYTYQICRALAYIHNCIGICHRDIKPQNLLVNPHTHQLKLCDFGSAKVLVKGEPNVSYICSRYYRAPELIFGATEYTTAIDIWSTGCVMAELLLGQPLFPGESGVDQLVEIIKVLGTPTREEIKCMNPNYTEFKFPQIKPHPWHKVFQKRLPPEAVDLVCRFFQYSPNLRCTALEACIHPFFDELRDPSTRLPNGRPLPPLFNFKPQELSGIPPDVINRLIPEHARKQNLFMALHT from the exons ATGGCTTCTGCTAGCCTTGGAAATGGTGCTGGTGTCGGCAGTAGTTCCAGGTCTGCTGCTGCCTTAAGAGGTTCATCTAGTTCTGTTGATTGGCTTGGTAGAGAGATGCTTCAGATGAGGCTCAGAGACAAACTCAACCGTGTTGAAGACGATGACAATGACAATGACAATGATGATGGCAGAGAGAGTGAGCCTGATATCATTGATGGTGTGGGTGCTGAAACAGGACATGTAATAAGAACCAGTATCGGTGGTGGAAGAAACGGTCAATCTAAACAG AATGTTAGTTATATCGCCGAACATGTAGTTGGGACGGGCTCTTTTGGCACTGTTTTTCAA GCAAAATGTAGAGAAACAGGAGAGATTGTTGCCATCAAGAAGGTTCTCCAGGACAAGCGTTACAAGAATAGAGAGTTACAAATTATGCAAATGCTGGACCATCCAAATATTGTTGCCCTGAGGCATTGTTTCTTTTCGACCACCGACAAAGAAGAGCTTTACTTGAATCTTGTACTTGAATATGTTCCTGAAACGGTGAATCGTGTTGCCAGGAACTATAGCAGGATTAATCAGCGAATGCCTTTAATATACGTGAAACTTTATACGTACCAG ATATGCAGGGCACTTGCTTATATACATAATTGCATTGGCATCTGTCACCGTGACATCAAACCTCAGAACCTACTT GTGAACCCACACACCCATCAGCTGAAACTATGTGATTTTGGTAGTGCGAAAGTGTTG GTGAAAGGAGAACCTAATGTTTCGTATATCTGTTCAAGATACTATCGTGCCCCAGAACTTATATTTGGTGCGACTGAATATACAACTGCCATAGATATATGGTCAACTGGTTGTGTAATGGCTGAATTACTTCTTGGACAG CCTTTGTTTCCTGGGGAGAGTGGAGTTGATCAGCTAGTTGAAATCATCAAG GTTTTGGGAACTCCTACCAGGGAGGAGATAAAGTGCATGAACCCAAATTATACTGAATTTAAGTTTCCCCAGATAAAACCTCATCCATGGCACAAG GTCTTTCAGAAACGTTTACCTCCGGAAGCAGTTGATCTTGTCTGTAGGTTCTTTCAGTACTCTCCTAATTTGAGATGCACTGCT TTGGAAGCATGCATTCACCCCTTCTTTGATGAATTGAGGGACCCAAGCACCCGCCTTCCCAATGGTCGCCCACTGCCTCCGCTGTTTAACTTTAAACCTCAGG AACTTTCTGGTATTCCACCCGATGTCATCAACCGGCTTATTCCAGAACATGCTCGTAAACAGAACTTATTTATGGCTTTGCACACCTAG
- the LOC123910494 gene encoding MACPF domain-containing protein At4g24290-like isoform X2, with protein MAPKEDQAHKAAEIAIGSIGRGYDISSDIRLKFCKGDSINSRLIEIDEDDVREVVLPGGVSLPNVSKLIKCDKGERTRFRSDVLSFQQMTEQFNQELSLTGKIPSGLFNSMFEFSGSWQKDAAHTKTLAFDGVLITLYTVALEKSQMVLCNHVKKAVPSSWDPPALARFIDTFGTHIIVGMKMGGKDVIYLKQQHSSTLQPADVQKKLKEMADKRFLDTNGQFNVASDQVFPNGKFGIRTQRLTFANISPSSSYSNKEDIVSFGKRRGGSDDKSLSHNEWLQTVQLEPDVISMSFIPITSLLNGVPGSGFLSHAINLYLRYKPPIEELHQFLEFQLPRQWAPVFSELPLGPQWKQQSSSSLQFSFMGPRLYVNTIQVDVGKRPVTGLRLYLEGKKSNRLAIHMQHLSSLPKIFQLEDDSNENFRRKSYDKKFYEKVQWKNFSHVCTAPVESEEELSIVTGAQLQIENYGFKNILFLRLKFSTVLGAKAVKHPEWDGSPGLGAKSGLISTLISQHFTGAFQKPPPRPADVNINSAVYPGGPPVPVQAPKLLKFVDTTEMTRGPQETPGYWVVTGARLLVEKGKISLRVKYSLLTMILPDDDDDDDDMLDDQ; from the exons ATGGCACCTAAAGAAGATCAAGCTCATAAAGCTGCTGAAATTGCAATTGGATCGATTGGGCGTGGATATGATATATCTTCTGATATAAGGCTCAAGTTTTGTAAAGGAGATTCGATTAATTCGCGTTTAATTGAGATAGATGAAGATGATGTTAGAGAGGTGGTTTTACCTGGTGGAGTTTCATTACCAAATGTTTCCAAATTAATAAAGTGTGATAAAGGGGAACGAACTAGGTTCAGGTCTGATGTTCTGTCTTTTCAACAG ATGACAGAGCAGTTCAATCAGGAGTTATCTTTGACTGGCAAAATTCCCTCGGGGCTTTTCAATTCAATGTTTGAATTTTCTGGTAGTTGGCAGAAAGATGCAGCGCATACCAAGACCCTTGCTTTTGATGGGGTGTTAATTACACTTTACACTGTTGCATTAGAGAAGTCTCAGATGGTACTTTGCAACCATGTTAAAAAAGCCGTACCATCATCATGGGACCCGCCTGCATTAGCAAG GTTTATTGATACCTTTGGTACCCATATTATTGTTGGTATGAAGATGGGAGGAAAAGATGTAATATATTTGAAACAGCAGCACTCATCAACTCTCCAACCTGCCGATGTtcagaaaaaattgaaagaaatggCAGATAAAAGGTTTTTGGATACCAATGGCCAATTTAACGTAGCTTCTGATCAAGTTTTCCCAAATGGCAAG TTTGGAATCAGGACGCAGAGGCTAACTTTTGCTAATATTAGTCCATCAAGTTCTTATTCAAATAAAGAG gATATCGTAAGCTTTGGCAAGAGGAGAGGTGGAAGTGATGACAAAAGTCTATCACATAATGAGTGGTTGCAGACCGTTCAGTTGGAGCCTGATGTGATCTCAATGTCCTTTATTCCAATTACCTCTCTATTAAATGGAGTTCCGGGGAGTGGATTCTTGAGCCATGCCATAAACCTTTATCTACGAT ACAAACCACCAATTGAAGAGCTCCACCAATTCTTGGAATTCCAGCTCCCAAGGCAGTGGGCACCTGTATTCAGTGAACTTCCTCTTGGTCCGCAATGGAAGCAACAGAGCTCTTCATCTTTACAGTTTAGCTTCATGGGGCCAAGGCTCTATGTGAACACCATACAG GTTGACGTAGGTAAGAGGCCAGTGACGGGTCTCCGTCTCTATCTTGAAGGTAAGAAAAGCAACCGATTGGCCATCCATATGCAACACCTTTCATCTCTTCCAAAAATCTTCCAGCTTGAAGAtgattcaaatgaaaattttagaCGGAAGTCCTATGATAAAAAATTCTATGAGAAGGTTCAATGGAAGAATTTCTCTCATGTGTGCACTGCTCCTGTGGAATCCGAGGAGGAACTTTCAATAGTAACTGGAGCACAATTGCAAATTGAAAATTACGGCTTTAAAAATATACTCTTCTTAAGACTTAAATTCTCAACTGTGTTGGGAGCTAAGGCGGTAAAACATCCGGAGTGGGATGGGTCTCCTGGGCTAGGAGCCAAGTCAGGACTCATATCCACTCTTATTAGCCAACACTTCACAGGGGCTTTTCAGAAGCCGCCTCCACGTCCAGCGGATGTTAATATAAATTCAGCCGTTTATCCTGGTGGCCCACCTGTTCCCGTCCAAGCTCCCAAGCTTCTAAAGTTTGTTGACACAACTGAGATGACCAGAGGACCGCAAGAGACTCCTGGCTATTGGGTTGTCACTGGAGCAAGACTTTTGGTTGAGAAGGGCAAAATTTCTTTACGGGTAAAGTATTCTTTGTTGACTATGATCTTAccggatgatgatgatgatgatgatgacatgTTGGATGACCAGTAG
- the LOC123910495 gene encoding stromal 70 kDa heat shock-related protein, chloroplastic — protein MASSSSTAQIHGGLGFSSLKKPNSRTLFFGQRPNASFPRAPFPKLTSKTTFRKGFTLRVVNEKVVGIDLGTTNSAVAAMEGGKPTIITNAEGQRTTPSVVAYTKNADRLVGQIAKRQAVVNPENTFFSVKRFIGRKMSEVDEESKQVSYRVIRDDNGNVKLDCPAIGKSFAAEEISAQVLRKLVDDASKFLNDKVTKAVVTVPAYFNDSQRTATKDAGRIAGLEVLRIINEPTAASLAYGFERKNNETILVFDLGGGTFDVSVLEVGDGVFEVLSTSGDTHLGGDDFDKRVVDWLAGDFKRDEGIDLLKDKQALQRLTETAEKAKMELSSLTQTNISLPFITATADGPKHIETTLTRAKFEELCSDLLDRLKTPVENSLRDAKLSIKDIDEVILVGGSTRIPAVQELVKKLIGKDPNVTVNPDEVVALGAAVQAGVLAGDVSDIVLLDVTPLSLGLETLGGVMTKIIPRNTTLPTSKSEVFSTAADGQTSVEINVLQGEREFVRDNKSVGSFRLDGIPPAPRGVPQIEVKFDIDANGILSVAAIDKGTGKKQDITITGASTLPGDEVERMVKEAERFSKEDKEKRDAIDTKNQADSVVYQTEKQLKELGEKVPGPVKEKVEAKLGELKDAISGGSTQTIKDAMAALNQEVMQLGQSLYNQPGAAGPAGPTPPGGESGPSESSGKGPDGDVIDADFTDSK, from the exons ATGGCTTCCTCCTCCTCCACTGCTCAAATCCACGGTGGTCTCGGTTTCTCTTCACTCAAAAAACCCAATTCCAGAACCCTATTCTTCGGCCAACGTCCCAATGCTTCCTTCCCCCGAGCACCATTCCCTAAATTGACTTCCAAAACCACCTTCAGGAAGGGTTTCACTTTAAGAGTTGTCAATGAGAAAGTCGTTGGTATCGATTTGGGAACCACCAATTCCGCCGTAGCCGCCATGGAAGGTGGAAAACCTACTATCATTACTAACGCTGAAGGTCAGAGAACAACTCCCTCCGTTGTTGCTTACACAAAGAACGCCGACAGGTTGGTAGGTCAAATTGCCAAGCGTCAGGCTGTCGTCAATCCCGAGAACACCTTCTTCTCCGTCAAGAGGTTCATCGGAAGGAAGATGTCTGAGGTCGATGAAGAGTCAAAGCAGGTCTCTTACAGAGTCATCAGAGACGATAACGGCAATGTCAAACTCGATTGCCCTGCTATTGGTAAATCTTTTGCAGCCGAAGAAATTTCTGCCCAG GTTTTGAGGAAGCTTGTTGATGATGCTTCAAAGTTTTTGAATGATAAAGTAACTAAGGCTGTAGTAACTGTCCCTGCATATTTCAATGATTCACAAAGAACTGCTACCAAGGATGCTGGTAGGATTGCTGGTCTTGAAGTTCTTCGAATTATCAATGAACCAACTGCTGCATCCTTGGCTTATGGttttgaaaggaaaaacaaTGAAACCATCTTGGTGTTTGACCTTGGTGGTGGTACTTTTGATGTCTCAG TGCTTGAGGTCGGTGACGGAGTTTTTGAAGTTCTGTCTACATCTGGTGATACACACTTGGGTGGTGATGATTTTGATAAG AGGGTTGTTGATTGGTTGGCTGGAGACTTCAAGAGAGATGAAGGTATTGACCTTTTGAAAGACAAACAAGCTCTTCAGCGACTTACTGAGACAGCCGAGAAAGCAAAAATGGAGCTTTCATCATTGACTCAAACAAACATCAG TTTGCCGTTCATAACTGCCACAGCAGATGGCCCCAAACACATTGAGACAACTCTTACAAGGGctaaatttgaagaattgtGTTCAGATCTTCTTGACAG ACTCAAGACACCGGTGGAAAATTCATTGAGGGATGCAAAGCTCTCAATTAAGGATATTGACGAGGTGATTCTTGTTGGTGGATCAACACGGATTCCTGCTGTTCAGGAGCTTGTAAAGAAGTTGATTGGCAAGGACCCAAATGTCACCGTTAATCCAGATGAAGTGGTTGCTCTTGGAGCTGCAGTTCAG GCTGGTGTCTTGGCTGGAGATGTCAGTGACATTGTGCTGTTGGATGTTACTCCATTGTCCTTGGGTTTGGAAACTCTTGGTGGTGTGATGACAAAAATTATTCCTCGAAACACTACCCTTCCCACCTCAAAATCAGAGGTTTTCTCCACTGCTGCTGATGGACAGACCAGTGTAGAAATCAATGTCCTTCAGGGTGAGAGAGAATTTGTTAGGGACAATAAATCTGTTGGTAGCTTCCGCTTGGATGGTATCCCTCCTGCTCCTCGTGGGGTTCCTCAAATTGAGGTGAAATTCGACATTGATGCAAATGGCATTCTGTCGGTTGCTGCCATAGACAAGGGCACCGGGAAGAAACAGGATATTACCATTACCGGGGCCAGCACCTTGCCTGGTGATGAG GTTGAGAGGATGGTCAAGGAGGCAGAGAGATTTTCAAAGGAGGACAAGGAGAAGAGGGATGCCATAGACACCAAGAACCAAGCGGACTCTGTTGTCTACCAGACTGAGAAGCAATTGAAAGAGCTAGGAGAGAAGGTTCCTGGCCCTGTGAAAGAAAAGGTGGAAGCTAAACTGGGAGAGCTTAAGGATGCTATTTCAGGTGGTTCAACCCAAACTATCAAAGATGCCATGGCTGCCCTCAATCAGGAAGTTATGCAGCTTGGCCAGTCTCTATATAACCAACCTGGAGCTGCAGGCCCAGCAGGACCTACACCACCTGGTGGCGAGTCTGGTCCATCAGAATCATCAGGCAAGGGACCTGATGGGGACGTGATTGATGCCGATTTTACCGACTCTAAATGA
- the LOC123910498 gene encoding uncharacterized protein LOC123910498, protein MMNAYSKIGSTTTTTTTTTHKSRSIDFSEFPAPPQTPRSNNTQLEQPPSNHIQQKPNINHNSSPTQTQGQRFGVILGRSCSVSASSPSPSGFQATIKRAFSVTRSSSVTDRYCRIHDQSMSIPSDDEDINIDDAPNNKTNRRGRRGKILKACKRLFGL, encoded by the coding sequence ATGATGAATGCTTATTCCAAGATTGgttctactactactactactactactaccacCCACAAATCAAGATCCATTGATTTTTCTGAATTTCCTGCTCCTCCTCAAACACCAAGGAGTAACAACACTCAACTCGAGCAACCACCCTCCAACCATATTCAACAAAAACCTAATATTAATCATAATTCTTCTCCCACTCAAACTCAAGGACAGAGATTTGGGGTCATACTGGGTAGGAGCTGTTCGGTTTCTGCTTCTTCTCCTTCACCCTCTGGGTTTCAGGCAACAATCAAGAGGGCATTTTCAGTCACAAGATCTTCATCAGTTACAGACAGGTACTGTAGGATCCATGACCAGAGCATGTCAATACCATCAGACGACGAAGACATAAACATAGATGATGCACCAAACAACAAAACTAACAGGAGGGGAAGAAGAGGCAAGATCCTTAAAGCCTGTAAGCGCCTGTTTGGACTCTAG
- the LOC123904562 gene encoding S-antigen protein-like, giving the protein MHKKLIGNLALPSNHLSKARDIRSLKFIVKDVEAKLGPFEVSVEQKKNADTTKDENDNNTNIDNERSTHASDMVIPPSSNKVEVNDVSTMQIPENDGKSEEIEHSNIETKGNEEMIQTSSDKSEENVNIQTKGYEEMMQTSNRKSGEIEHGNIETKGNEEMIQTSNDKSEENINIETNGNEEMMQTSNGKSGEIEHGNIETKDNEEMKETSNGKSEEIEHSNIETKSNEEMIQTPNITKLPSEAETEVGLVREDITKNYNDVVASELKFEGSEENTHKSIEKSTKEISDTNEDRVNNNSITNKFIDDGNFEDSDNVQNIHNSTMEIAGNVENNVKNKDTTEDDNLK; this is encoded by the coding sequence GCATTACCAAGCAACCACTTATCTAAAGCACGGGATATTCGATCTTTGAAGTTCATTGTCAAGGATGTTGAAGCTAAGCTAGGGCCTTTTGAGGTTAGTGTTGAGCAAAAAAAGAATGCAGATACCACAAAAGATGAAAATGACAACAATACAAATATTGACAATGAACGAAGCACACATGCTTCAGATATGGTTATTCCACCCTCATCAAATAAAGTCGAAGTTAATGATGTCTCAACTATGCAAATTCCAGAGAATGATGGCAAGAGTGAAGAAATTGAACATAGTAACATTGAAACCAAGGGCAATGAAGAAATGATACAAACTTCAAGTGACAAGAGTGAAGAAAACGTTAATATTCAAACCAAAGGCTATGAAGAAATGATGCAAACTTCAAATCGCAAGAGTGGAGAAATTGAACATGGTAACATTGAAACCAAGGGCAATGAAGAAATGATACAAACTTCAAATGACAAGAGTGAAGAAAACATTAATATTGAAACCAACGGCAATGAAGAAATGATGCAAACTTCAAATGGTAAGAGTGGAGAAATTGAACATGGTAACATTGAAACCAAGGACAatgaagaaatgaaagaaaCTTCAAATGGCAAGAGTGAGGAAATTGAACATAGTAACATTGAAACCAAAAGCAATGAAGAAATGATACAAACTCCAAATATTACAAAGCTACCTAGTGAAGCTGAAACCGAAGTTGGCCTTGTGAGGGAAGACATTACAAAGAATTATAACGATGTTGTCGCTAGTGAATTAAAATTTGAGGGCAGCGAAGAGAATACTCATAAAAGTAtagaaaaatcaacaaaagaaaTCAGTGACACAAATGAGGACCGcgtaaataataatagtataacaaacaaatttattgACGATGGTAACTTTGAAGATAGTGATAATGTACAAAATATACATAACTCAACAATGGAAATTGCGGGCAATGTAGAGAATAATGTCAAGAACAAAGATACGACAGAAGATGataacttaaaataa
- the LOC123910494 gene encoding MACPF domain-containing protein At4g24290-like isoform X1 — translation MAPKEDQAHKAAEIAIGSIGRGYDISSDIRLKFCKGDSINSRLIEIDEDDVREVVLPGGVSLPNVSKLIKCDKGERTRFRSDVLSFQQMTEQFNQELSLTGKIPSGLFNSMFEFSGSWQKDAAHTKTLAFDGVLITLYTVALEKSQMVLCNHVKKAVPSSWDPPALARFIDTFGTHIIVGMKMGGKDVIYLKQQHSSTLQPADVQKKLKEMADKRFLDTNGQFNVASDQVFPNGKFGIRTQRLTFANISPSSSYSNKEVCLEHVTGNKFLLYIFAIAVALILFILLQDIVSFGKRRGGSDDKSLSHNEWLQTVQLEPDVISMSFIPITSLLNGVPGSGFLSHAINLYLRYKPPIEELHQFLEFQLPRQWAPVFSELPLGPQWKQQSSSSLQFSFMGPRLYVNTIQVDVGKRPVTGLRLYLEGKKSNRLAIHMQHLSSLPKIFQLEDDSNENFRRKSYDKKFYEKVQWKNFSHVCTAPVESEEELSIVTGAQLQIENYGFKNILFLRLKFSTVLGAKAVKHPEWDGSPGLGAKSGLISTLISQHFTGAFQKPPPRPADVNINSAVYPGGPPVPVQAPKLLKFVDTTEMTRGPQETPGYWVVTGARLLVEKGKISLRVKYSLLTMILPDDDDDDDDMLDDQ, via the exons ATGGCACCTAAAGAAGATCAAGCTCATAAAGCTGCTGAAATTGCAATTGGATCGATTGGGCGTGGATATGATATATCTTCTGATATAAGGCTCAAGTTTTGTAAAGGAGATTCGATTAATTCGCGTTTAATTGAGATAGATGAAGATGATGTTAGAGAGGTGGTTTTACCTGGTGGAGTTTCATTACCAAATGTTTCCAAATTAATAAAGTGTGATAAAGGGGAACGAACTAGGTTCAGGTCTGATGTTCTGTCTTTTCAACAG ATGACAGAGCAGTTCAATCAGGAGTTATCTTTGACTGGCAAAATTCCCTCGGGGCTTTTCAATTCAATGTTTGAATTTTCTGGTAGTTGGCAGAAAGATGCAGCGCATACCAAGACCCTTGCTTTTGATGGGGTGTTAATTACACTTTACACTGTTGCATTAGAGAAGTCTCAGATGGTACTTTGCAACCATGTTAAAAAAGCCGTACCATCATCATGGGACCCGCCTGCATTAGCAAG GTTTATTGATACCTTTGGTACCCATATTATTGTTGGTATGAAGATGGGAGGAAAAGATGTAATATATTTGAAACAGCAGCACTCATCAACTCTCCAACCTGCCGATGTtcagaaaaaattgaaagaaatggCAGATAAAAGGTTTTTGGATACCAATGGCCAATTTAACGTAGCTTCTGATCAAGTTTTCCCAAATGGCAAG TTTGGAATCAGGACGCAGAGGCTAACTTTTGCTAATATTAGTCCATCAAGTTCTTATTCAAATAAAGAGGTGTGCTTAGAACATGTAACCGggaataaatttttattatatatatttgcaaTTGCGGTCGcccttatattatttattttattgcaggATATCGTAAGCTTTGGCAAGAGGAGAGGTGGAAGTGATGACAAAAGTCTATCACATAATGAGTGGTTGCAGACCGTTCAGTTGGAGCCTGATGTGATCTCAATGTCCTTTATTCCAATTACCTCTCTATTAAATGGAGTTCCGGGGAGTGGATTCTTGAGCCATGCCATAAACCTTTATCTACGAT ACAAACCACCAATTGAAGAGCTCCACCAATTCTTGGAATTCCAGCTCCCAAGGCAGTGGGCACCTGTATTCAGTGAACTTCCTCTTGGTCCGCAATGGAAGCAACAGAGCTCTTCATCTTTACAGTTTAGCTTCATGGGGCCAAGGCTCTATGTGAACACCATACAG GTTGACGTAGGTAAGAGGCCAGTGACGGGTCTCCGTCTCTATCTTGAAGGTAAGAAAAGCAACCGATTGGCCATCCATATGCAACACCTTTCATCTCTTCCAAAAATCTTCCAGCTTGAAGAtgattcaaatgaaaattttagaCGGAAGTCCTATGATAAAAAATTCTATGAGAAGGTTCAATGGAAGAATTTCTCTCATGTGTGCACTGCTCCTGTGGAATCCGAGGAGGAACTTTCAATAGTAACTGGAGCACAATTGCAAATTGAAAATTACGGCTTTAAAAATATACTCTTCTTAAGACTTAAATTCTCAACTGTGTTGGGAGCTAAGGCGGTAAAACATCCGGAGTGGGATGGGTCTCCTGGGCTAGGAGCCAAGTCAGGACTCATATCCACTCTTATTAGCCAACACTTCACAGGGGCTTTTCAGAAGCCGCCTCCACGTCCAGCGGATGTTAATATAAATTCAGCCGTTTATCCTGGTGGCCCACCTGTTCCCGTCCAAGCTCCCAAGCTTCTAAAGTTTGTTGACACAACTGAGATGACCAGAGGACCGCAAGAGACTCCTGGCTATTGGGTTGTCACTGGAGCAAGACTTTTGGTTGAGAAGGGCAAAATTTCTTTACGGGTAAAGTATTCTTTGTTGACTATGATCTTAccggatgatgatgatgatgatgatgacatgTTGGATGACCAGTAG
- the LOC123910496 gene encoding uncharacterized protein LOC123910496 — MEKTGDESPKNKVKFLCSYGGKVLPRPSDGVLKYVGGETRVVCVPRDVTFSEMMKKVNGMVDGEVVFKYQVIPEELDALVTVRTDEDLKHMIEEHDRHGTSGSPLLRTFLFPSKALLVDTQIQMQGQPAAPHPVLSVEPYWLEQRYLDAINGIVRRTSPRSKYAPHSACSSPKSTSPDGHTNAESPFHTGLQQLQQSNTMQRVRSSPSLSNLTSTSSNNTQASLQPVDHGVCSSNNHSLQKSSSCHHYHHHPPLVGYRPIQEQGIGMGMGRSSPWNMNMMIDNNNNLSSNTSSSRGGNYYYSTANRPHKAYAYHDDSAGHIKVERVHSVPRSPKMSIWE; from the exons ATGGAGAAAACAGGCGATGAGTCTCCGAAGAATAAAGTAAAATTCCTTTGCAGTTACGGCGGAAAGGTTCTTCCAAGACCCTCCGATGGGGTCCTTAAGTATGTCGGTGGCGAGACTCGCGTCGTCTGTGTCCCTCGTGACGTCACTTTCTCAG agatgatgaagaaggtgaATGGCATGGTTGATGGAGAGGTGGTGTTCAAGTACCAGGTGATCCCAGAAGAACTTGATGCATTGGTAACAGTTAGAACAGATGAGGATCTGAAGCACATGATTGAGGAACATGATCGCCACGGGACCAGTGGATCCCCACTGCTTCGCACATTTCTATTCCCTTCAAAGGCGCTTTTGGTTGACACACAGATTCAAATGCAAGGGCAACCAGCAGCACCACATCCAGTTCTATCTGTTGAACCATATTGGTTAGAGCAACGTTACCTTGATGCCATCAATGGAATAGTCCGGCGGACAAGCCCCAGGTCTAAGTATGCGCCGCACTCTGCATGTTCTTCACCAAAATCAACCTCCCCAGATGGACATACTAACGCAGAATCGCCCTTCCACACCGGTTTGCAGCAGTTACAGCAGAGTAATACAATGCAAAGAGTGAGAAGCTCTCCAAGTCTATCGAACCTAACAAGCACCAGCAGCAACAATACACAAGCATCACTGCAGCCGGTTGATCATGGTGTTTGTAGTAGTAATAATCATTCTTTACAAAAAAGTAGTAGTTGTCATCATTATCACCACCACCCCCCTCTTGTTGGATATAGACCCATACAAGAACAAGGGATAGGAATGGGGATGGGAAGGTCATCTCCATGgaatatgaatatgatgatagataataataataatttaagtaGTAACACTAGCAGCAGTAGGGGTGGTAATTACTATTACTCCACTGCAAACAGACCCCATAAAGCTTATGCCTACCATGATGACTCTGCTGGTCATATTAAGGTTGAAAGAGTTCACTCCGTCCCCCGAAGTCCCAAAATGTCTATATGGGAATGA